From Eretmochelys imbricata isolate rEreImb1 chromosome 26, rEreImb1.hap1, whole genome shotgun sequence, the proteins below share one genomic window:
- the VAMP8 gene encoding vesicle-associated membrane protein 8 — MEGTGGSGMATDRVKNLQNEVEGVKNIMSQNVERILARGENLDHLRNKTEDLEATSEHFKTTSQKVARKYWWKNVKMIAIICVIVAIILILIILFATKVIPT; from the exons ATG GAGGGCACCGGTGGCAGCGGGATGGCAACGGACCGGGTGAAGAACCTGCAGAACGAGGTGGAGGGGGTGAAAAACATCATGTCTCAAAATGTGGAGCGGATCCTGGCGCGGGGCGAGAACCTGGACCACCTGCGGAACAAGACCGAGGACCTGGAGGCGACG TCTGAGCACTTCAAGACGACCTCGCAGAAGGTGGCCCGCAAGTACTGGTGGAAGAACGTCAAGATGATCGCCATCATCTGTGTCATTGTGGCCATCATCCTCATCCTCATCATCCTGTTTGCCACCAAAGTCATCCCCACATag